The Chrysoperla carnea chromosome X, inChrCarn1.1, whole genome shotgun sequence genome includes a region encoding these proteins:
- the LOC123303114 gene encoding mucin-2-like isoform X14 — protein sequence MNLIPICGLILSVICFGSEATDLNFYDYYGTSATADPFFPYGGPAIASASFPYGDLYATATTLAELTNPTEPTNPTEPTNPTEPTNPTKSINPTEPTTTTEATTTPKPTITTQPSTTPEPTATTEPSTTRKATTTPEPTITTQSSTTPEPTATTEPSTTRKATTTPEPTITTQSSTTPEPTATTEPSTTRKATTTPEPTITTQSSTTPEPTATTEPSTTRKAITTPEPTTTPSIVTSASTEPHTEQASTGSTTKVQTSTKQTPAEQTTQEHIPTTGKQKTSTEQTTQENVSKTPKPQTSTEQTTQEHMSTTRKEQATTGAPTVNPTTSLSKPSDGSDNKNTTSTLPQGYVSFGNGLYKFHSNATIWPEARDICEKEGGYLAIINSHEEETFIAGLYSDKKVFGAFRPNVIFVGYHDFFRPGQWLTIDGKSVSKLSYMHWAPGQPDNTLPYENCAALAIGDANTEGLDDYVCQFNEPFICEISNSQEYPESGNQINTNPGGNANNTNSNKTNPGGNSNKNNSNTTNPDENSNGNPTNDTNSNTTNPDENSNGNPTNNTTSNTTNPDENSNGNPTNDTNSNTTNPDENSNGNPTNNTTSNTTNPDENSNGNPTNDTNSNTTNPDENSNGNPTNDTNSNVTNPGDNSNNTNSNHIPKGYASFGEKLYKFHSNATIWSDARDICENEGGYLAIINSHEEEAFIASLYNDKAVFGAFHPNVIFVGYHDFFRPGQWLTIDGQSAKKIGYMHWAPGQPDNSLPYENCAALSIGEVVGLDDYVCQYNEPFVCEMSNGNEVSNKTENNGNSKPTTEGTTVENTTPTVPNTPENQTTNTTGKHTTPTESTTNPTKNPTTPTIPTTTDVPIEKTHQDYISHNGSLYKFHNNATTWVKARRVCESEGAHLTIINSVEEESFIANLYGNVIGATLDDYIFVGYHDFFKLGEWVTIDGRDTSYSEYTHWGIGQPDNEPYEQCGALFVEPSSIGLYNFVCHFDEPFVCESEIDTKC from the exons ATGAATTTAATTCCAATTTGTGGATTGATTTTGTCAGTGATATGTTTTGGAAGTGAAGCTACCGAC ttaaatttttacGACTATTATGGTACATCAGCTACTGCGGATCCG tTTTTCCCCTATGGCGGTCCTGCAATAGCGTCCGCTAGTTTTCCTTATGGGGATCTCTACGCTACTGCCACTACTCTTGCAGAACTTACTAACCCTACAGAACCTACTAACCCTACAGAACCTACTAACCCTACAGAACCTACTAACCCTACAAAATCTATTAACCCTACAGAACCTACTACCACCACAGAAGCTACTACCACACCAAAACCTACTATCACCACACAACCTAGTACCACTCCAGAACCTACTGCCACCACAGAACCTTCTACCACCAGAAAAGCTACTACCACCCCAGAACCTACTATCACCACACAATCTAGTACCACTCCAGAACCTACTGCCACCACAGAACCTTCTACCACCAGAAAAGCTACTACCACCCCAGAACCTACTATCACCACACAATCTAGTACCACTCCAGAACCTACTGCCACCACAGAACCTTCTACCACCAGAAAAGCTACTACCACCCCAGAACCTACTATCACCACACAATCTAGTACCACTCCAGAACCTACTGCCACCACAGAACCCTCTACCACCAGAAAAGCTATTACCACCCCAGAACCTACCACAACTCCAAGTATTGTGACATCTGCTTCTACAGAACCTCACACAGAACAAGCGTCCACAGGATCAACTACTAAAGTACAAACTTCCACAAAACAAACTCCGGCAGAACAAACTACCCAAGAACATATTCCCACAACTGGCAAACAAAAAACTTCGACAGAACAAACTACTCAAGAAAATGTTTCCAAAACTCCTAAACCACAAACTTCCACAGAACAAACTACCCAAGAACATATGTCCACAACTCGAAAAGAACAAGCTACCACAGGCGCACCTACGGTGAATCCCACAACTTCTTTAAGCAAACCCTCAGACGgaagtgataacaaaaataCTACTTCCACA CTTCCTCAAGGTTACGTATCATTTGGCAACGGCTTGTATAAATTCCACAGCAATGCAACAATATGGCCAGAAGCACGAGACATTTGTGAAAAAGAAGGTGGTTATTTAGCAATTATTAATTCCCATGAAGAAGAAACTTTCATCGCAGGTCTATACAGCGACAAAAAAGTATTTGGGGCATTCCGACCCAATGTAATATTTGTTGGATATCATGACTTTTTCAGACCAGGACAATGGCTTACAATTGATG gTAAATCTGTGAGCAAATTGAGTTACATGCATTGGGCACCCGGGCAGCCAGACAACACCCTGCCCTATGAAAATTGCGCAGCATTAGCTATAGGGGATGCCAACACTGAAGGTTTAGATGATTATGTGTGCCAGTTTAATGAACcttttatatgtgaaatatcAAACAGTCAGGAATATCCTGAAAGCGGTAACCAAATT aATACTAATCCAGGCGGCAATGCAAATAATACCAATTCCAAC AAAACCAATCCAGGCggcaattcaaataaaaacaattccaaC ACTACTAATCCAGACGAGAATTCCAATGGAAATCCAACAAATGATACCAATTCCAAT ACTACTAATCCAGACGAGAATTCCAATGGAAATCCAACAAATAACACCACTTCCAAT ACTACTAATCCAGACGAGAATTCCAATGGAAATCCAACAAATGATACCAATTCCAAT ACTACTAATCCAGACGAGAATTCCAATGGAAATCCAACAAATAACACCACTTCCAAT ACTACTAATCCAGACGAGAATTCCAATGGAAATCCAACAAATGATACCAATTCCAAT ACTACTAATCCAGACGAGAATTCCAATGGAAATCCAACAAATGATACCAATTCCAAT GTCACTAATCCAGGCGACAATTCAAATAATACCAATTCCAAT catATTCCTAAAGGCTACGCTTCCTTCGGAGAAAAGTTGTATAAATTCCACAGCAATGCTACAATATGGTCAGATGCACGAGACATTTGCGAAAACGAAGGTGGTTATTTAGCAATTATTAATTCCCATGAAGAAGAAGCTTTTATTGCTAGTTTATACAATGATAAAGCTGTATTTGGGGCATTCCATCCTAATGTTATTTTTGTTGGATATCATGACTTTTTCAGACCAGGACAGTGGCTTACAATTGACG GTCAATCggctaaaaaaattggatacatGCATTGGGCACCAGGCCAACCTGATAACAGTTTACCCTATGAAAACTGTGCAGCATTATCTATAGGCGAAGTCGTTGGTTTAGATGATTACGTTTGCCAATATAACGAGCCTTTTGTATGTGAAATGTCAAACGGTAACGAAGTTTCgaacaaaactgaaaataatggAAATTCTAAA CCTACAACAGAAGGAACCACAGTTGAAAACACTACTCCCACAGTACCGAATACTCCCGAAAATCAGACAACAAATACCACAGGAAAACACACAACTCCCACAGAGTCGACTACAAACCCCACCAAAAATCCAACTACACCTACAATTCCGACCACA actgATGTGCCAATCGAGAAG ACTCATCAAGATTACATAAGCCATAACGGTAGCTTATATAAATTTCACAACAATGCAACGACATGGGTAAAAGCACGACGCGTTTGTGAGAGTGAAGGAGCgcatttaacaataattaattccGTGGAAGAAGAATCATTTATCGCCAACTTATACGGAAATGTAATTGGTGCCACCTTAGACGATTATATCTTTGTTGGGTATCATGACTTTTTCAAACTTGGCGAATGGGTTACAATTGAtg gaAGAGACACAAGCTACTCAGAATACACTCATTGGGGAATAGGTCAACCTGATAATGAACCCTATGAACAATGTGGAGCCCTCTTTGTAGAACCTAGCAGTATTGGTTTGTACAATTTTGTATGTCATTTTGATGAACCATTTGTGTGTGAATCTGAAATCGACACAAAATGTTAA
- the LOC123303114 gene encoding mucin-2-like isoform X4, which translates to MNLIPICGLILSVICFGSEATDFFPYGGPAIASASFPYGDLYATATTLAELTNPTEPTNPTEPTNPTEPTNPTKSINPTEPTTTTEATTTPKPTITTQPSTTPEPTATTEPSTTRKATTTPEPTITTQSSTTPEPTATTEPSTTRKATTTPEPTITTQSSTTPEPTATTEPSTTRKATTTPEPTITTQSSTTPEPTATTEPSTTRKAITTPEPTTTPSIVTSASTEPHTEQASTGSTTKVQTSTKQTPAEQTTQEHIPTTGKQKTSTEQTTQENVSKTPKPQTSTEQTTQEHMSTTRKEQATTGAPTVNPTTSLSKPSDGSDNKNTTSTLPQGYVSFGNGLYKFHSNATIWPEARDICEKEGGYLAIINSHEEETFIAGLYSDKKVFGAFRPNVIFVGYHDFFRPGQWLTIDGKSVSKLSYMHWAPGQPDNTLPYENCAALAIGDANTEGLDDYVCQFNEPFICEISNSQEYPESGNQINTNPGGNANNTNSNKTNPGGNSNKNNSNNTNPDENSNGNPTNNTTSNTTNPDENSNGNPTNDTNSNTTNPDENSNGNPTNDTNSNTTNPDENSNGNPTNNTTSNTTNPDENSNGNPTNDTNSNTTNPDENSNGNPTNNTTSNTTNPDENSNGNPTNDTNSNTTNPDENSNGNPTNDTNSNVTNPGDNSNNTNSNHIPKGYASFGEKLYKFHSNATIWSDARDICENEGGYLAIINSHEEEAFIASLYNDKAVFGAFHPNVIFVGYHDFFRPGQWLTIDGQSAKKIGYMHWAPGQPDNSLPYENCAALSIGEVVGLDDYVCQYNEPFVCEMSNGNEVSNKTENNGNSKPTTEGTTVENTTPTVPNTPENQTTNTTGKHTTPTESTTNPTKNPTTPTIPTTTDVPIEKTHQDYISHNGSLYKFHNNATTWVKARRVCESEGAHLTIINSVEEESFIANLYGNVIGATLDDYIFVGYHDFFKLGEWVTIDGRDTSYSEYTHWGIGQPDNEPYEQCGALFVEPSSIGLYNFVCHFDEPFVCESEIDTKC; encoded by the exons ATGAATTTAATTCCAATTTGTGGATTGATTTTGTCAGTGATATGTTTTGGAAGTGAAGCTACCGAC tTTTTCCCCTATGGCGGTCCTGCAATAGCGTCCGCTAGTTTTCCTTATGGGGATCTCTACGCTACTGCCACTACTCTTGCAGAACTTACTAACCCTACAGAACCTACTAACCCTACAGAACCTACTAACCCTACAGAACCTACTAACCCTACAAAATCTATTAACCCTACAGAACCTACTACCACCACAGAAGCTACTACCACACCAAAACCTACTATCACCACACAACCTAGTACCACTCCAGAACCTACTGCCACCACAGAACCTTCTACCACCAGAAAAGCTACTACCACCCCAGAACCTACTATCACCACACAATCTAGTACCACTCCAGAACCTACTGCCACCACAGAACCTTCTACCACCAGAAAAGCTACTACCACCCCAGAACCTACTATCACCACACAATCTAGTACCACTCCAGAACCTACTGCCACCACAGAACCTTCTACCACCAGAAAAGCTACTACCACCCCAGAACCTACTATCACCACACAATCTAGTACCACTCCAGAACCTACTGCCACCACAGAACCCTCTACCACCAGAAAAGCTATTACCACCCCAGAACCTACCACAACTCCAAGTATTGTGACATCTGCTTCTACAGAACCTCACACAGAACAAGCGTCCACAGGATCAACTACTAAAGTACAAACTTCCACAAAACAAACTCCGGCAGAACAAACTACCCAAGAACATATTCCCACAACTGGCAAACAAAAAACTTCGACAGAACAAACTACTCAAGAAAATGTTTCCAAAACTCCTAAACCACAAACTTCCACAGAACAAACTACCCAAGAACATATGTCCACAACTCGAAAAGAACAAGCTACCACAGGCGCACCTACGGTGAATCCCACAACTTCTTTAAGCAAACCCTCAGACGgaagtgataacaaaaataCTACTTCCACA CTTCCTCAAGGTTACGTATCATTTGGCAACGGCTTGTATAAATTCCACAGCAATGCAACAATATGGCCAGAAGCACGAGACATTTGTGAAAAAGAAGGTGGTTATTTAGCAATTATTAATTCCCATGAAGAAGAAACTTTCATCGCAGGTCTATACAGCGACAAAAAAGTATTTGGGGCATTCCGACCCAATGTAATATTTGTTGGATATCATGACTTTTTCAGACCAGGACAATGGCTTACAATTGATG gTAAATCTGTGAGCAAATTGAGTTACATGCATTGGGCACCCGGGCAGCCAGACAACACCCTGCCCTATGAAAATTGCGCAGCATTAGCTATAGGGGATGCCAACACTGAAGGTTTAGATGATTATGTGTGCCAGTTTAATGAACcttttatatgtgaaatatcAAACAGTCAGGAATATCCTGAAAGCGGTAACCAAATT aATACTAATCCAGGCGGCAATGCAAATAATACCAATTCCAAC AAAACCAATCCAGGCggcaattcaaataaaaacaattccaaC aatactaaTCCAGACGAGAATTCCAATGGAAATCCAACAAATAACACCACTTCCAAT ACTACTAATCCAGACGAGAATTCCAATGGAAATCCAACAAATGATACCAATTCCAAT ACTACTAATCCAGACGAGAATTCCAATGGAAATCCAACAAATGATACCAATTCCAAT ACTACTAATCCAGACGAGAATTCCAATGGAAATCCAACAAATAACACCACTTCCAAT ACTACTAATCCAGACGAGAATTCCAATGGAAATCCAACAAATGATACCAATTCCAAT ACTACTAATCCAGACGAGAATTCCAATGGAAATCCAACAAATAACACCACTTCCAAT ACTACTAATCCAGACGAGAATTCCAATGGAAATCCAACAAATGATACCAATTCCAAT ACTACTAATCCAGACGAGAATTCCAATGGAAATCCAACAAATGATACCAATTCCAAT GTCACTAATCCAGGCGACAATTCAAATAATACCAATTCCAAT catATTCCTAAAGGCTACGCTTCCTTCGGAGAAAAGTTGTATAAATTCCACAGCAATGCTACAATATGGTCAGATGCACGAGACATTTGCGAAAACGAAGGTGGTTATTTAGCAATTATTAATTCCCATGAAGAAGAAGCTTTTATTGCTAGTTTATACAATGATAAAGCTGTATTTGGGGCATTCCATCCTAATGTTATTTTTGTTGGATATCATGACTTTTTCAGACCAGGACAGTGGCTTACAATTGACG GTCAATCggctaaaaaaattggatacatGCATTGGGCACCAGGCCAACCTGATAACAGTTTACCCTATGAAAACTGTGCAGCATTATCTATAGGCGAAGTCGTTGGTTTAGATGATTACGTTTGCCAATATAACGAGCCTTTTGTATGTGAAATGTCAAACGGTAACGAAGTTTCgaacaaaactgaaaataatggAAATTCTAAA CCTACAACAGAAGGAACCACAGTTGAAAACACTACTCCCACAGTACCGAATACTCCCGAAAATCAGACAACAAATACCACAGGAAAACACACAACTCCCACAGAGTCGACTACAAACCCCACCAAAAATCCAACTACACCTACAATTCCGACCACA actgATGTGCCAATCGAGAAG ACTCATCAAGATTACATAAGCCATAACGGTAGCTTATATAAATTTCACAACAATGCAACGACATGGGTAAAAGCACGACGCGTTTGTGAGAGTGAAGGAGCgcatttaacaataattaattccGTGGAAGAAGAATCATTTATCGCCAACTTATACGGAAATGTAATTGGTGCCACCTTAGACGATTATATCTTTGTTGGGTATCATGACTTTTTCAAACTTGGCGAATGGGTTACAATTGAtg gaAGAGACACAAGCTACTCAGAATACACTCATTGGGGAATAGGTCAACCTGATAATGAACCCTATGAACAATGTGGAGCCCTCTTTGTAGAACCTAGCAGTATTGGTTTGTACAATTTTGTATGTCATTTTGATGAACCATTTGTGTGTGAATCTGAAATCGACACAAAATGTTAA